A genomic window from Ascaphus truei isolate aAscTru1 chromosome 1, aAscTru1.hap1, whole genome shotgun sequence includes:
- the LOC142468513 gene encoding uncharacterized protein LOC142468513 has translation MIPPSFESAGGPTPQRGLPGDRDIGIYPSQFPPVAPEGHVSPETEQVSSPGSASSTHLEEHDEEDFDDDDDDDDDDDDAAAAAIDTQIQASDHEEVPIETVLPPKRPANTTYDAIVASEGKIVEAENRRHSDLMTVLERMIALQEETVSQLAHLHRVFIEVPKQLQKINTSFEALVVQQTQANYWRMTNVPQFNTSQPGSVHAGQYSPHSSDIHSPGPNVTGQVADIAVQVPDDILPLPSVQIQQQTPTKEATKTKQDTHETDQPSLVQCLPTCSHVSVGTSPVREQSLPKSPVGESLPKSPVGESLPKSPVGESLPKSPVGESLPKSPEGESLATSPVAP, from the exons ATGattccaccctcttttgaaagtGCTG gtgggccgacaccacaacgtggcttacctggtgaccgtgatataggaatttacccctcacaatttccaccag ttgcccctgaaggacatgtgtcacctgagactgaacaagtgtcttcacctgggtcagccagctcaacacacctagaag aacatgatgaagaggattttgatgatgatgatgatgatgatgatgatgatgatgatgccgccgccgccgccatagacacacaaatacaagcaagtgaccatgaagaggttccaattgaaactgttttaccgccaaaacgtccagcaaataccacatatgatgcaattgtagcttctgagggaaaaattgtggaagcagaaaatcgtcgccattctgacctgatgacagtactggaaaggatgattgcactgcaggaagaaacagtttcacaattggcacatctccacagagtcttcattgaagtgcctaaacagttgcaaaaaatcaacacctcattcgaagcattagttgttcagcaaacacaagctaattactggagaatgactaatgtaccacaattcaacacctcccagccaggatctgttcatgcaggtcagtattcaccacattcatctgatattcattcaccaggcccaaatgttaccggtcaagtagcagacattgctgtgcaggttcctgatgacatcctaccgctgccatctgtacaaattcagcagcagacacctacaaaggaggcgacaaaaacaaaacaagacacacatgaaacagaccaaccatcacttgtgcagtgtctaccaacttgctcacatgtgtcagtgggcacaagccctgtccgtgaacagtcactacccaaaagccctgtaggtgagtcactgcccaaaagccctgtaggtgaatcgctgcccaaaagccctgtaggtgaatcgctgcccaaaagccctgtaggtgaatcgctgcccaaaagccctgaaggtgagtcactggccacaagccctgtag ccccatag